The Rhizoctonia solani chromosome 4, complete sequence genome contains a region encoding:
- a CDS encoding formin-like region domain protein — translation MIAIIELYKKQPIWHEELAVHCITIALRTHDHHVLALGSSLPSSPAPISVSWFSLFGPRNAYSSSSTSDEKLLLSLQALFTLPLRCVYVYDSLFNMMATAHSAAPHTLPSSAAMYFPPPRRSGSTLQPPSVALGDSHRPCVELHKPVWVIDYDSNEVTITGEIEVDTSHFARHAEFAIGVELRSPTGLGSNSNWRSEWNHDGPNNRPSSFIQLGQRLTVDESAYTTVTINLPQALLPASQQSRVFTLSCCAFLVDDPRVKSEMNIAKFMVVRKAAPAPAPTHTHIAGPVMVPVVQVIPPPCETVVISSGKTGHSARVWMGKKAWGKVAKW, via the exons ATGATCGCGATCATCGAGTTGTACAAAAAGCAACCCATATGGCACGAAGAGCTCGCTGTACATTGTATTACCATCGCTCTTCGCACTCACGACCATCACGTTCTCGCTCTCGGTTCAAGTTTACCGAGTTCTCCTGCGCCTATATCCGTGTCCTGGTTTAGCCTCTTCGGACCCCGAAACGCATACAGTTCGAGTTCTACGTCCGACGAAAAGTTACTTCTGTCGCTCCAAGCTTTATTTACGCTACCCTTACGCTGCGTCTACGTTTACGACTCTTTATTCAACATGATGGCCACTGCCCACTCAGCCGCTCCTCATACCCTCCCTTCCTCCGCGGCCATGTACTTTCCTCCGCCCAGACGCTCAGGTTCCACACTCCAGCCTCCCTCGGTCGCGCTTGGGGACTCACATCGCCCGTGTGTGGAATTGCATAAACCGGTATGGGTGATTGACTACGACAGCAA TGAAGTAACGATCACAGGCGAGATTGAGGTCGATACATCGCACTTTGCTCGCCATGCCGAGTTTGCGATAGGGGTTGAACTTAGGTCTCCCACAGGCTTGGGTTCAAACTCGAACTGGCGCTCGGAATGGAACCACGATGGGCCGAACAACCGTCCCAGTTCATTCATTCAACTCGGCCAGCGATTGACAGTGG ATGAGAGCGCTTATACCACTGTGACGATCAACCTCCCTCAGGCGCTCTTGCCTGCCTCGCAGCAGAGCAGAGTATTCACACTCTCGTGCTGCGCGTTCTTGGTTGATGATCCGAGGGTCAAGTCTGAAATGAATATTGCCAAATTTATGGTGGTCCGAAAAGCTGCACCTGCACCTGCACCTACACATACACATATTGCTGGTCCGGTGATGGTACCCGTTGTACAGGTTATTCCTCCACCGTGCGAAACTGTTGTTATTAGTTCTGGCAAGACTGGACACAGTGCCCGTGTATGGATGGGGAAAAAGGCGTGGGGAAAGGTCGCCAAGTGGTAG